The following coding sequences lie in one Spodoptera frugiperda isolate SF20-4 chromosome 24, AGI-APGP_CSIRO_Sfru_2.0, whole genome shotgun sequence genomic window:
- the LOC126912230 gene encoding uncharacterized protein LOC126912230: MENINLKEQPPEKERAGELSSPAVVVAESPSGSGARGEALVSSGKSHTRAPSRKGSDSESDSSSVSGVSVISMRQTRSTFKRPRTEEVRGLSSSSNTQEAPAPPKIPTTARGRGRGKAKRLSATARSKPAKRPAAEDTPRSGALSDSSIKEVSDADDMEGERGTGTLRQTVREALRQVAGKKSQSTKAAQIKSMEAEIMAAVFDVCKVPSAGKVHQELAEMRQELARLSASNAALETELRSTKAELAACRGSHPQPSAEPDMLGLMRREMAAFQQRFNVLEGRLLRPSLAASSLATSRSYAAVAARSSTSSGQTGCGAQTVARPRAAPPTRTPAPPAVQAQATPAANASSGRKKRRKGAAVQQAEALATGAPTPTARGPDGSEWQVVGEARRVAKEARKRRKKAQRQRRQQQRPRRNQQPVR, from the exons ATGGAGaacataaatttaaaagaaCAACCACCAGAGAAGGAGAGAGCAGGTGAGCTTAGCTCACCTGCAGTTGTTGTGGCAGAGAGCCCCAGTGGCTCTGGtgcccgtggggaggcgctggtCTCGTCCGgcaagtcccacacacgggCCCCAAGTCGGAAGGggtcggactcggagtccgactcgTCATCTGTGTCTGGCGTGAGCGTCATTTCAATGCGCCAGACAAGATCGACGTTCAAGCGTCCCAGGACGGAGGAGGTTCGAGGACTGTCCTCGTCCTCAAATACGCAGGAGGCCCCGGCGCCTCCTAAAATCCCCACGACTGCGCGGGGTAGAGGCAGGGGAAAGGCCAAGAGGCTGTCAGCCACTGCGCGGTCCAAGCCGGCTAAGCGTCCGGCCGCGGAGGATACCCCAAGAAGTGGCGCCCTCTCAGACTCCTCTATAAAGGAGGTCTCAGACGCCGACGATATGGAAGGCGAGCGCGGCACTGGGACGCTGCGCCAAACCGTCAGAGAAGCGCTCCGCCAGGTAGCTGGGAAGAAATCCCAGTCTACCAAAGCCGCTCAGATAAAGTCAATGGAGGCTGAAATAATGGCGGCGGTGTTTGATGTGTGCAAAGTCCCCTCAGCGGGAAAAGTGCACCAGGAGCTGGCCGAAATGCGGCAAGAGCTGGCGCGCTTATCCGCCTCCAACGCGGCTCTGGAGACCGAGCTCCGGTCCACCAAGGCCGAGCTAGCCGCTTGCCGAGGAAGCCATCCTCAACCCTCGGCGGAGCCCGATATGCTCGGTCTGATGCGCAGGGAGATGGCTGCCTTCCAGCAGCGTTTTAATGTGCTGGAGGGCAGACTCCTTCGTCCCTCGCTAGCGGCCTCGAGCTTAGCGACCTCGAGGTCATACGCGGCTGTTGCGGCCAGGTCCTCGACCTCCTCTGGTCAGACTGGCTGCGGTGCTCAAACGGTGGCGAGGCCACGAGCGGCTCCTCCAACGAGGACCCCAGCACCCCCAGCGGTGCAGGCACAAGCTACACCGGCGGCGAACGCGTCTTCAGGACGCAAAAAACGGAGAAAGGGTGCTGCGGTTCAGCAGGCTGAAGCCCTAGCCACAGGTGCGCCTACCCCGACAGCAAGGGGCCCAGACGGCAGTGAGTGGCAGGTCGtcggcgaggcgaggagagtcGCCAAAGAAGCAAGAAAGCGCCGCAAGAAAGCGCaacggcagcggcggcagcagcagc gtccccggcgcaaCCAGCAGCCCGTCCGCTGA